The sequence CAAAGCTCATGCCTCTCGTCACTCCGACAGTCATACATCTCCAGAACTCGCTGCCATCCCTGCCATTGCCGGTGCTTGCCTCCACTGCCGCCTGCGGCTTTCCCAGCCCTGCTGAAGACTTCTTCCGAGAAGAAGACCGCTTGGATCTCAATGCCAAGCTGGTGCCTAACCCACCAGCTACGCTCCTTGTGCAGGCCGACTGCGGCGGGTCGATGGCCGATTTCGGTATCCACGACGGCGATCTCTTGGTTGTCGATCGTTCGATCAGCCCACGGCCTGGGCACACTGTCGTGGCTCTGTGGGAGGGCGGCTTCGTCTGCAAGAAGCTCTACATACGTAACAACTGCATGGTCCTGGCCAGCGGTAGCGGATATCCCTCCATCATCGTGCCAGAGGATGTCGAGCTGGAAATCTGGGGGGTGGTGCGCAGTTCCATCACCCAGCACCTCTGATCTCAACTCCTGATACATGAGCCCCGTACCGTGCCCGCATGCGCTACGGACTTATCGACGGCAACACCTTCTATGTCTCATGCGAGCGGGTCTTCGACCCCAAGCTGCGAGGCAAACCCACTGTTGTGCTTGGCAATGGCGATGGATGCTGTATCGCCCTGTCGCCAGAGGCGAAGGCCTTGGGATTGAAAATGGGTATGCCCATCTTCCAGGTCCCCAAGGACATCAGAAAGCAAGTCCTCGTCAGGTCAGCCAACTTCGCGCTGTACGGGGATCTGTCAGCCAGGATTGTGACGATTCTTCAGGATCTCTTCCCCAGGGTGGAGATCTATTCGATCGATGAAAATTTCGTCGACCTGGAAGGCCTCAAAGACCCTCTTGCGGCCTGCCTGGAAGCACGCCAACGCATCCTGCAATGGGTGGGCATTCCCTGCTGCGCTGGCCTGGGTGCCACACGCACCCTGGCCAAGGCAGGCAACAAGCTCGCCAAGGACCAGTCCAAGCGTGCCGTCCATGCGGGCTCCTTAGCCGTCTTCCATGCGGTAACCCCCCCGCTTTTAGCGGACTCCAAAAGTGGAGCTAAGTGGCGAGTGCCAACTTCTGCATCGGTGTGATGCCGCCGAGCGCCATGTTGGGGCGCTCGTGGTTGTACGTCCATAGCCAGCGGGTGGCCTTGTCCTGCACCTGCTCGATCGAATCGAACAGGGTGCGGGCGAGCCAGGCATAGCGCACGGTGCGGTTGTAGCGTTCGACGTAAGCATTCTGCTGCGGTTTGCCCGGTTGGATATGCTGGATGTCGATGTTCCTGTCCTTGGCCCAAGCCAGCATGGGGCCGCTGATGTACTCCGGGCCGTTGTCGCAGCGGATCACCCGCGGTTTGCCGCGCCATTCGATGATCTGTTCCAGCGCACGGATCACCCGCACCGCCGGCAGCGACAGATCGACTTCGATCCCCAAGCCCTCGCGGTTGAAGTCGTCCAGCACGTTGAACAATCGGAAACTGCGGCCGTCGCTGAGTTGGTCGTGCATGAAGTCCATCGACCAGACCTGGTTGATCGCCTCGGGCACCGTCAGCGGCTCGGGCCGCTCACGTACCAACCGCTTCTTCGGCTTGATCCGCAGGTTCAACTCCAGCTCCCGGTAGATGCGATATACGCGCTTGTGGTTCCAGCCAAAGCCCTTGACGTTGCGTAGGTGCAGGAAGCACAGGCCGAAGCCCCAATCCTTGAACGTCGTCGTCAGCCGAACCAGCCAGTCGGCGATCCGTGCGTTCTCCTCGCTGGCCTTGACCTGGTAGCGGAAACAGGTCTCGCTCAGATCGAAGGTCTGGCAAGCGTGCCGGATGCTCGTGCGCCCGCCCTGTACCGCCCATCGGGCCATCTCCCGGCGTTGAGATGGCCTCACCATTTTTTTGACAGCGCCTCCTTCAGCAGGTCGGCGCTGAGCTGCGCGTCGGCGTACATCTTCTTCAACCGCCGGTTCTCGTCCTGCAGCTCCTTGAGCTGGGACATCAGCGACGCGTCCATGCCGCCGAACTTGCTGCGCCACTTGTAGAACGTCGCCGAACTGATGCCGTGTTCGCGACATAGCTCCGGCACCGGCGTGCCGGTTTCGGCCTGCTTGAGCACGGCAATGATCTGGCTGTCAGTAAAGCGGGACTTCTTCATGGAACCTCCTCGGGGAAGACTACGAGAAAATTCCACTTCTGACGTCAGCTAATTGGCGGGGGGATTACCGGTAGAACCCAATGCTTCGCCGCAGGCTGGACATCTGTGATCGCAGAAGATCCCCGTCGGGCAGGTCGTCACCCCAGAGAGTGTGCTCAAGCTGCCGCCTGGTCACAGCGGCAGGACTTGCCCGCATCAGCGCTTCAAGGAGCTTCCTGCAAGCTGGGTACAGATGCAGTCGTTTTCCAGCCCGTGTGGCCTCCAACGTACTCAGGTCCAACGTGAGCTCTCCGATCAGCAGCCGCCTCCTTGTTACGCGTCCCTCCGTACGGGAAACCAACGCCTCTAGGCGAACTTCGAGCTCCGGGAGCTCAAAAGGCTTGGTCACATAGTCATCTGCACCGGAGCGGAAAGCGATGATTTTGTCCGAGAGCGCAACCTTTGCAGCCAACATCACAACAGGAACTGAAACACCGTGATTCAACCGCAGCCTTCTCAGAACCTCCGGGCCTTCCATGCGAGGAAGCATCCAATCAAGAATGACTGCGTCGTAACCATTGGACGCCGCAAAGTGAAGGCCGGCGATGCCGTCCCCGATGGTATCAAGCTGATGCCCTCGGGCCTCGAAGTAGGCCAGAATCTTCAAAGCGACTTCTCGATCGCGCTCAATCACTAGAATTCGCATGTCACGACTGACGGAAGCCAAGGAGCCTCAGCGCATTGAATACAACCAACAAGGTTGAACCTTCATGCACTGCCACAGCCGGTCCAATGCCAAGACCTAGGATGGTCGCAGGAACCAACAACGCTACGACGCCCAGGCTCACATACACGTTCTGACGGATCACCCGTTTCGTGCGTCGACTAAGCGCTACAGAGAATGCAACCTGTCTCAAATCCTCAGACATAAGCGCGACGTCGGCAGTCTCCAGCGCTACGTCCGAAGAGGCGGCACCCATTGCAATTCCGACGCTGGCACTAGCCATTGCGGGTGCGTCATTCACACCGTCGCCGACCATTGCCACTCGCTCCGTCTCCTTCAACTGACGTATTGCCTTCACCTTGTCGTCAGGCATGAGATTTCCCCATGCCTCGTTTAGACCCACGTCCGTTGCCACGGCTTGAGCTACAGTCTGGTGGTCGCCAGAGATCATGATCATTCGTTGGATGCCCAAGCGCCTTAGCTTGTCCAGGGCTTCACGCGCCTCTGGCCGGGGCGTATCCATAAGGCCGATGACACCTAGGTCGCGATCACCTAGGCGAACGGCCATCGTGGTTCTGCCGGCGTTACGGAGCTCCTCAATGGCAGACTCCGCACCCGCGGATAGAGCGCCAATGCCGTCGTTACCGAACATTTCTGCCTTTCCTATCCACACGTCAATGCCGTTCACCTTCGCCTGAACGCCTCTTCCAGCGAAGTTAGCGAGGTCTGTCGCTACCATGACCGGTCCATCGCCCAGGCGAGTATTACCATCTCGAACGATAGCTGCGGCCAAAGGGTGGTCACTTAAAGCCTCGACGGCGACGGCAACGTGAAGCAGTTCCTGCTCTGTCGTTCCCTGCATCACTTTGATGTCGGTAATTCGCGGCTTGCCTTCAGTGAGCGTTCCAGTCTTGTCGAACGCGATGGCGCGGATCATTCCTAGCTCTTCGAGTGGCGCCCCACCTTTGATGAGCACACCACCACGTGCCGCTCTTGCGATGCCCGCCAGAACAGCACTTGGCGTGGCTATGGCCAGTGCACAGGGGCTCGCTGCCACCAAAACTGCCATAGCACGATAGAAGCTGTCACGGAATGGCTCATCAACCACAACCCAGGAGAAAAGGAGGAGCACAGCCAGAATCAACACCGCGGGAACGAATACTCTCTCGAACTTGTCCGTGAAGCGCTGCGTGGGCGACTTCCTAGTCTCAGCCTCACTTACCATCTTGACGACGCGGGCCAGTGCCGATTCGCCTGATCGACGCGTGACTTCAACCTCCAGGGCGCCGGAGCCATTGATAGTGCCGGCGAAAACACGTGACTCCATTACCACCGAATCAGGTCGATCCCGTGCTAGAGCAGCGTCATTGACTGCCAGCTTATCAACCGGGATGCTTTCCCCGGTGACAGGGGCTTGGTCAACGCTGCTAGCCCCTTTGATAACGAATCCGTCCGCCGGCATCCGGTCATTGGGACGTACGACCACCACATCTCCAGGTATCAACGATTCAACCTGGACTTCCACGACCTGCCCATTCCTCAGCACCCTGGCAGTTTCTGGGGCAAGCTTGGCGAGAGCTTCTATCGCACGTTTAGCCCGGCCCATCGCGTAGTGTTCAAGGGCGTGACCGAGACTGAAGAGGAACAGAAGCAAGGCGCCTTCGGCCCATGCGCCGAGCGCGGCTGCGCCTGCCGCTGCAACCAGCATCAGCGTATCGATCTCAAAGCGCTTCAGCTTGATGTTCCCGATCGCCTCGCCAAGCGTGAACCAGCCGCCAAAGACGTAGGCTGCTACGTAAAACGCTGTGGGGATCCAGGGCGTTTGGGTCAACCCAAGCTTTTCAATCGCAAATCCCACGATCAGGAGCAGGCCGCAAGCAAGTGAGAAGATCAGCTCACTATTGCCACCTAGCGTGCCCCCGTGGGAATGACCGGGGTCCTGTCGGTCCTTGTGATCGTGTCCTTCGTGCTGATCCTTCAAATCTCCCCTCGGACTCGGTGGCTCTTGCGCTACACCCAGCGCCTCAAGCTTCGCTCTCAGCTCCGCCTCGCCTGTCTTGGCTCTCTCGTACTCGATGCTTATGCCACCAGCTGGGCTGGTGGTGGCTTCAATGACGCCTGGTACGGCCTGCACTTGCGCCGCAATTGTCCTTGCCTTTCGTGCGTGAACGGCCGAACCAAGCTCCAAGAAAAGGTGGCCATACCGATCACCCAACTCAATGCCCACGGATGCCGCCACCTCTCGCACTCGCTGAAGCGAGACGATCTCGGGGTCGTAATGAATGCAGAGCGTTCCGAGAGCTTCGTCGCTACCCTCGCGAATGTGCACGCGCGATACTCCCTCCATGTCCTGAAGACCAGCGACCAGCCTCTGGACGCAGCTGTCGTCCCGAGAGACACCTGGGAGTATTACTGGCAGTTCGAGTTCTGTGGTCAGGTTCATTTGTTCCCTCCAACGTCATAAAAATGGAACGGGAAGTCCGGCAGGCAGATGCTCTGCCGGGCCCAAACACTCCATCATTCAGTGGACAGTTTCCGGTTGCCCTTTCGGGCCTGCCTTGGCCAAGCGTCCCGCAAATGTCGGCAGCACAAGAAGTGTTAGCACTGTTGCGGTCAACAGGCCGCCAATGACCACCGTGGCGAGAGGCTTCTGCACCTCAGCACCAGATCCACTCGCAATAGCCATTGGAATGAAGCCAACGATCGCCACCAGCGCGGTGGTCACCACCGCGCGAATTCGGCTGCCGGCACCGTTCATTGCAGCGATCAATGGACTGTCACCTGCATCAAGCCTCTCTCTGATGGCTTGCATGAGCACCAATCCATTCAGGGTCGCAACACCCGATACCGCGATGAATCCGACGGCGGCAGATACCGAGAACGGCATACCACGCACCAGCAACGCGAGAATTCCGCCAACCAGGGCCAGTGGGACGCAGGTGAACACCAGGCCCGCCTCCTTTGCGCTGCCCAATGCCATGAACAGCAGGCTGCCGATCAATAGGAAGACAATCGGAACAACTGTCATGAGTCGCTTTTCAGCCCGCTGCAAGTTCTCGAACTGACCTCCCCACGTCATGTGGGCGCCCGGCGGAAGCTGTACGTCCTTCACCGCCGCCTGGGCCTCTCCAACAAACCCGCCCAAGTCACGACCGCGAACATTTGCCTGCACCACCACACGACGGCTTCCATTGTTTCGACTGATCTGGTTCGGCCCCTCGCTGATCTCAATGCGTGCGACAGAGGAGAGCGGCACGATGCCCCCAGTTGGAGTTGCAATCGGCAGTGACGCGAGCTGATCGGGGTCATTGCGTGCATCGTCGCCGAGGCGCACAACAACATCGAACCGGCGGTCGCCCTCGAAGATCTTGCCTGCCGCAGCGCCGCCAATACCGGTTGAAAGCGCGTCGCTCACGTCCGCTGCCGTGAGGCCATACTGCGCAGCTGCAAGATGATCGATTGCCACATTGAGCGTGGGCAGGCCGGAAATCTGTTCAACACGGACATCCGCTGAGCCCTGGACATTCCTCAGCTTCAGCGCGACCTGATCGGCAACAGCTTGCAGTTGCTCGAAGTTGTCGCCGTAGATCATGACGGCCAGGTCCGTACGCACGCCTGAGATCAGCTCATTGAAGCGCAGCTCGATGGGCTGGCTGAATTCAAAGCTGTTGCCTATCTGCGAGGCGGCGATCTTCTCAAACCTTGCAATCAGATCCTCCTTGCTCAGGGAAGAGTCTGGCCACTCCTTTCTCGGTTTAAGTACGATCACACTGTCGGAGATGTTGGTCGGCATGGGGTCGATAGCTGCTTCTGCAGTACCGGTCCGCGAGAAGACCGTCACAACCTCTGGTTCAGCAGCAATGGCCTTCTCCAGCGCCAATTGCATAGCCAACGATTGCTCAAGCGACGTAGATGGCACACGCAACGCTTGCATAGCGAGATTTCCCTCATCAAGCGTTGGCATGAACTCTCGACCCAGCATCGTAAAGCCGACCACGCCCATCGCGAGCATCAAAATGGCGCCAGCGAACACTGCCTTGGGCCTACGAATCGCCGCTTGGATCGCCGGTTCAATACGGCCGCGCAGGACGCGGATGATGGCAGTCTCATGTTCTTCGTCCTGGTCGCCCTCGTGTCCTTCCTTCTTCGCGTGGAGCTTGGGCTCCCTGACCAACAGGGCAGCCATCGCCGGTACAAAGGTGAACGAGAAGATAAACGCGCCAACGAGGGCGAGCATGAAGGTGGCGGCCATCGGTTGGAACGTCTTGCCCTCCACACCTTCCAGCGTAAGGATCGGTGCGAACACCAACAGGATGATCACCTGGCCGAAGGCTGCAGGGCGCGCCATTTTCCTCGCCGAGTCGGCGGCCACACGCAGTCGCTCCATGGCATTGAGGGGTCGGCCGAGTTCCGCACGCCGCTTGCCAAGCATCAGCAGGGTGGACTCGATCACAATTACCGCGCCATCCACAAGGATGCCGAAGTCCAGCGCACCCAAACTCATGAGGTTGCCGCTGATGCCGAACTTGTTCATGCCGATAACAGCGAAGAGGAACGACAGCGGAATGACCAATGCGGTGATGGCTGCCGCCCGCAGGTTGCCCAGCAGCAGGAACAGCACAACGACGACCAGCAGGGCGCCTTCGGTCAAGTTCTTGGCGACAGTCTTGACGGTGGAGTTAACCAGCACACTACGGTCCAGCACTGGCTCTGCGAAGATATCGGCGGGCAGAGATTCGTTGACCTGTGCCAGGCGCTCAGCTGCAGCTTGAGCGACGGTGCGGCTGTTGCCGCCGGCGATCATCAGTGCCGTGCCCAGTACCGCCTCATGACCATTTCGGCTAGCTGCACCAAGCCGTGGGGCGCGCCCCATACCGACCTCGGCAACATCGGCCACCCGGATGACCACACCGTCCTTGGTGGCCACCGGCGACTGAGCCAAGTCGTCGGTCGTCAGGGCAAGGCCGTCTGCCCTAACGACCAGGCCTTCGCCCGCACGCTGGACGAAACCCGCGCCAGCCTGGACGTTGGAGCGTTCCAGTGCTTGGACCAGATCGGCCAGACCCAGGTTGTATGCCGCCAGTCGAGCGCTGTCGGGGTAGATGCCGTATTCCTTGACGTACCCACCCACCGTATCAACACCGGCCAGGCCGGGGCTGGAGCGCATCTGTGGTGCGATGATCCAGTCCTGGACAGTACGCAGGTACGTTGCGCGCTCCTGGGCGGTTCCAAGACGATCGCCCTCTGGTGTCAGGTAGACCTCACCCTCTTGCCAGCCAGCCTGGCCGGGCTTGGCCAGCTTCTTGGGGTCGAATGGCTTGAAGTCCACCGTCCACATGAGAACCTCGCCCAGCCCGGTTGTAACCGGGGAGAGCATGGGGGACACGCCCTCGGGCAGATCTCCGGCAGCCTCCCGCATCCGCTCTGCCACCTGCTGGCGGGCAAAATAGATGTCGGTCTGATCAGTGAAGATCGCCGTGACCTGAGAGAAGCCATTGCGCGACAGGGAACGAGTTGTATTCAGACCCGGGATGCCGGCCAAGGCCGTCTCCAGAGGATAGGTAACCTGGCGTTCAATCTGCTCCGGTGTGAGGGCAGGTGCAATTGTATTGATCTGAACCTGGCGGTTGGTGATATCTGGTACAGCATCGACTGGCAGCTTGCTCAGTTGGAACAAGCCAAAGCAGGCGATCAATGCAGCCAGAAACACCACGAGCCAGCGGAACTTGACCGCTGCTTCAATGATGATCTTGAACATGGTGTATGAGTTCCCTTAGTGGCCGTGCTCGGCTTCGCCCTTGGCCAGTTCGGCCTTGAGCAGGAAGGCATTGGCTCCTACGAGGCGCTCACTACCTGTCAGACCGTTAAGGATTTCGATTCGATTACCTGCACGACGGCCAGCGAGTACCGGCGTTGCCTTAAAGCCTCCCTCGACAGCAACGAACACAACACTTCTGCCATCAACGCTTTGGACCGCATCCGCCGGGACGCTCATGCCTTCAGCTGCGCCATCGGCGATGATTACCGCCGAAACGGGCGAGCCGGCCGGTGGCAACTTCTCCGAAATTGGTTTGGCGCGAATGGTCGCGGTGCCTCCCTGCTGCATCACATTCGCAGCGGCGGCAATCACCTCAGCTTCGAAGCTTCCGCCCGGGCCAGTCACTTCCAGCTTC is a genomic window of Stenotrophomonas sp. Marseille-Q4652 containing:
- a CDS encoding heavy metal translocating P-type ATPase, yielding MNLTTELELPVILPGVSRDDSCVQRLVAGLQDMEGVSRVHIREGSDEALGTLCIHYDPEIVSLQRVREVAASVGIELGDRYGHLFLELGSAVHARKARTIAAQVQAVPGVIEATTSPAGGISIEYERAKTGEAELRAKLEALGVAQEPPSPRGDLKDQHEGHDHKDRQDPGHSHGGTLGGNSELIFSLACGLLLIVGFAIEKLGLTQTPWIPTAFYVAAYVFGGWFTLGEAIGNIKLKRFEIDTLMLVAAAGAAALGAWAEGALLLFLFSLGHALEHYAMGRAKRAIEALAKLAPETARVLRNGQVVEVQVESLIPGDVVVVRPNDRMPADGFVIKGASSVDQAPVTGESIPVDKLAVNDAALARDRPDSVVMESRVFAGTINGSGALEVEVTRRSGESALARVVKMVSEAETRKSPTQRFTDKFERVFVPAVLILAVLLLFSWVVVDEPFRDSFYRAMAVLVAASPCALAIATPSAVLAGIARAARGGVLIKGGAPLEELGMIRAIAFDKTGTLTEGKPRITDIKVMQGTTEQELLHVAVAVEALSDHPLAAAIVRDGNTRLGDGPVMVATDLANFAGRGVQAKVNGIDVWIGKAEMFGNDGIGALSAGAESAIEELRNAGRTTMAVRLGDRDLGVIGLMDTPRPEAREALDKLRRLGIQRMIMISGDHQTVAQAVATDVGLNEAWGNLMPDDKVKAIRQLKETERVAMVGDGVNDAPAMASASVGIAMGAASSDVALETADVALMSEDLRQVAFSVALSRRTKRVIRQNVYVSLGVVALLVPATILGLGIGPAVAVHEGSTLLVVFNALRLLGFRQS
- a CDS encoding IS3 family transposase (programmed frameshift) is translated as MKKSRFTDSQIIAVLKQAETGTPVPELCREHGISSATFYKWRSKFGGMDASLMSQLKELQDENRRLKKMYADAQLSADLLKEALFKKMVRPSQRREMARWAVQGGRTSIRHACQTFDLSETCFRYQVKASEENARIADWLVRLTTTFKDWGFGLCFLHLRNVKGFGWNHKRVYRIYRELELNLRIKPKKRLVRERPEPLTVPEAINQVWSMDFMHDQLSDGRSFRLFNVLDDFNREGLGIEVDLSLPAVRVIRALEQIIEWRGKPRVIRCDNGPEYISGPMLAWAKDRNIDIQHIQPGKPQQNAYVERYNRTVRYAWLARTLFDSIEQVQDKATRWLWTYNHERPNMALGGITPMQKLALAT
- the umuD gene encoding translesion error-prone DNA polymerase V autoproteolytic subunit, which produces MPLVTPTVIHLQNSLPSLPLPVLASTAACGFPSPAEDFFREEDRLDLNAKLVPNPPATLLVQADCGGSMADFGIHDGDLLVVDRSISPRPGHTVVALWEGGFVCKKLYIRNNCMVLASGSGYPSIIVPEDVELEIWGVVRSSITQHL
- a CDS encoding response regulator transcription factor gives rise to the protein MRILVIERDREVALKILAYFEARGHQLDTIGDGIAGLHFAASNGYDAVILDWMLPRMEGPEVLRRLRLNHGVSVPVVMLAAKVALSDKIIAFRSGADDYVTKPFELPELEVRLEALVSRTEGRVTRRRLLIGELTLDLSTLEATRAGKRLHLYPACRKLLEALMRASPAAVTRRQLEHTLWGDDLPDGDLLRSQMSSLRRSIGFYR
- a CDS encoding CusA/CzcA family heavy metal efflux RND transporter, translating into MFKIIIEAAVKFRWLVVFLAALIACFGLFQLSKLPVDAVPDITNRQVQINTIAPALTPEQIERQVTYPLETALAGIPGLNTTRSLSRNGFSQVTAIFTDQTDIYFARQQVAERMREAAGDLPEGVSPMLSPVTTGLGEVLMWTVDFKPFDPKKLAKPGQAGWQEGEVYLTPEGDRLGTAQERATYLRTVQDWIIAPQMRSSPGLAGVDTVGGYVKEYGIYPDSARLAAYNLGLADLVQALERSNVQAGAGFVQRAGEGLVVRADGLALTTDDLAQSPVATKDGVVIRVADVAEVGMGRAPRLGAASRNGHEAVLGTALMIAGGNSRTVAQAAAERLAQVNESLPADIFAEPVLDRSVLVNSTVKTVAKNLTEGALLVVVVLFLLLGNLRAAAITALVIPLSFLFAVIGMNKFGISGNLMSLGALDFGILVDGAVIVIESTLLMLGKRRAELGRPLNAMERLRVAADSARKMARPAAFGQVIILLVFAPILTLEGVEGKTFQPMAATFMLALVGAFIFSFTFVPAMAALLVREPKLHAKKEGHEGDQDEEHETAIIRVLRGRIEPAIQAAIRRPKAVFAGAILMLAMGVVGFTMLGREFMPTLDEGNLAMQALRVPSTSLEQSLAMQLALEKAIAAEPEVVTVFSRTGTAEAAIDPMPTNISDSVIVLKPRKEWPDSSLSKEDLIARFEKIAASQIGNSFEFSQPIELRFNELISGVRTDLAVMIYGDNFEQLQAVADQVALKLRNVQGSADVRVEQISGLPTLNVAIDHLAAAQYGLTAADVSDALSTGIGGAAAGKIFEGDRRFDVVVRLGDDARNDPDQLASLPIATPTGGIVPLSSVARIEISEGPNQISRNNGSRRVVVQANVRGRDLGGFVGEAQAAVKDVQLPPGAHMTWGGQFENLQRAEKRLMTVVPIVFLLIGSLLFMALGSAKEAGLVFTCVPLALVGGILALLVRGMPFSVSAAVGFIAVSGVATLNGLVLMQAIRERLDAGDSPLIAAMNGAGSRIRAVVTTALVAIVGFIPMAIASGSGAEVQKPLATVVIGGLLTATVLTLLVLPTFAGRLAKAGPKGQPETVH